In Pseudomonas fluorescens NCIMB 11764, a single window of DNA contains:
- the ycaC gene encoding isochorismate family cysteine hydrolase YcaC, translating into MTTSYKRLDKDNAAVLLVDHQAGLLSLVRDIDPDRFKNNVLALADLAKYFKLPTILTTSFETGPNGPLVPELKELFPDAPYIARPGQINAWDNEDFVKAIKATGKKQLIIAGVVTEVCVAFPALSALAEGFEVFVVTDASGTFNELTRQSAWDRMSSSGAQLMTWFGLACELHRDWRNDVEGLATLFSNHIPDYRNLMTSYNTVTNSK; encoded by the coding sequence ATGACTACTTCTTACAAACGTCTCGACAAGGATAACGCCGCCGTTCTGTTGGTGGATCATCAGGCGGGCCTGCTGTCACTGGTGCGGGACATCGATCCAGACCGTTTCAAGAACAACGTGCTGGCCCTGGCCGACCTGGCCAAGTACTTCAAATTGCCGACCATCCTCACCACCAGTTTCGAAACCGGCCCCAACGGTCCGCTGGTGCCTGAACTCAAGGAGCTGTTCCCGGATGCGCCGTACATTGCCCGTCCTGGCCAGATCAACGCCTGGGACAACGAAGATTTCGTCAAGGCGATCAAGGCCACCGGCAAGAAGCAACTGATCATCGCCGGCGTGGTGACCGAGGTGTGCGTGGCATTCCCGGCGCTGTCGGCCCTGGCGGAAGGCTTTGAAGTGTTCGTGGTGACCGACGCTTCCGGCACGTTCAACGAGCTGACCCGCCAATCGGCCTGGGACCGCATGTCGTCTTCCGGCGCGCAACTGATGACCTGGTTCGGCCTGGCGTGTGAGCTGCACCGCGACTGGCGTAACGATGTGGAAGGCCTGGCGACCCTGTTCTCCAACCACATCCCGGACTACCGCAATCTGATGACCAGCTACAACACGGTGACCAACAGCAAATAA
- a CDS encoding pirin family protein: MKNIIGIYTSPRTHWVGDGFPVRTLFSYDNLGKHISPFLLLDHAGPAEFTPTTERRGVGQHPHRGFETVTIVYKGELEHRDSTGSGGKIGPGDVQWMTAASGILHEEFHSEGFAKTGGTLEMVQLWVNLPAKDKMADAGYQTILDGDIPRIPLKDKAGSLRLIAGEFDGHTGPARTFTPVDVWDLRLNGGKLLALDLHEGRNTALVVLRGTVQVNGLELVREGQLALFERNGNQISLEANNDAVVLLLSGEPIDEPIVGHGPFVMNSEQEIHQAFADFQSGRFGRMSG; encoded by the coding sequence ATGAAAAACATCATCGGCATTTACACCAGCCCACGGACCCATTGGGTCGGCGACGGTTTTCCGGTTCGTACGCTGTTTTCCTACGACAACCTGGGCAAACACATCAGCCCGTTTTTGCTGCTGGATCACGCCGGTCCCGCTGAATTCACCCCGACCACCGAGCGTCGTGGCGTTGGTCAGCATCCGCACCGCGGTTTCGAAACCGTGACTATCGTTTACAAGGGCGAACTGGAGCACCGCGACTCCACCGGCAGCGGCGGCAAGATCGGCCCGGGCGATGTGCAATGGATGACCGCCGCCTCGGGAATTCTTCACGAAGAATTCCACTCCGAAGGCTTTGCCAAAACCGGCGGCACCCTGGAAATGGTCCAGCTGTGGGTCAACCTGCCGGCCAAGGACAAAATGGCCGACGCCGGTTACCAGACGATTCTCGATGGCGACATCCCGAGAATCCCGCTCAAGGACAAGGCCGGCAGCCTGCGTCTGATCGCCGGCGAGTTCGACGGCCACACCGGTCCTGCGCGGACATTCACCCCGGTCGACGTCTGGGACCTGCGCCTCAACGGCGGCAAGTTGCTGGCCCTCGACCTGCATGAAGGCCGCAACACCGCGTTGGTGGTGCTGCGCGGCACGGTTCAGGTCAACGGCCTGGAGCTGGTGCGCGAAGGACAGTTGGCGTTGTTCGAACGCAATGGCAACCAGATCAGTCTGGAAGCCAATAACGATGCAGTGGTGTTGCTGCTCAGCGGCGAGCCGATCGACGAACCGATCGTCGGCCATGGCCCGTTCGTGATGAACAGCGAGCAGGAGATCCACCAGGCCTTTGCCGACTTTCAGTCGGGTCGGTTTGGGCGGATGAGCGGTTGA
- a CDS encoding LysR substrate-binding domain-containing protein, translating to MVEDLNTLYYFTQVVEHQGFAAAGRALDMPKSKLSRRIAELEERLGVRLLHRTSRHCSLTEIGQAYYQRCLAMRVEAESAAELIERNRSEPQGLVRISCPTALLNSWVGPMLTRYMLKYPLVELFIESTNRRVDLIHEGFDIALRVRFPPLENTDMVMKVLGNSTQCLVGSPAFAERLSTPASPADLSGLPSVHWGAAQREYQWELFGADGASALIRHAPRMVTDDLLALRHAVLAGIGVAHLPCVVVRDDIAAGRLVELVPGWAPKCGIVHAIFPSRRGLLPSVRALIDFLGEEFSHSDIA from the coding sequence ATGGTGGAAGACCTCAACACCCTCTACTACTTCACCCAAGTGGTGGAACATCAGGGTTTCGCCGCGGCAGGGCGGGCGCTGGACATGCCCAAATCGAAGCTCAGCCGGCGCATCGCCGAGCTCGAAGAGCGCCTCGGCGTGCGCCTGTTGCATCGCACCAGCCGGCATTGTTCGCTGACGGAAATCGGCCAGGCCTATTACCAGCGCTGCCTGGCCATGCGCGTAGAAGCGGAAAGCGCCGCCGAACTGATCGAACGCAACCGTTCCGAGCCCCAGGGCCTGGTGCGCATCAGTTGCCCGACCGCGCTGCTCAATTCCTGGGTCGGGCCGATGCTGACCCGCTACATGCTCAAGTACCCGCTGGTGGAGTTGTTCATCGAGAGCACCAACCGCCGGGTCGACCTGATCCACGAGGGCTTCGACATTGCCCTGCGCGTACGTTTTCCGCCGCTGGAAAACACCGACATGGTGATGAAGGTGCTGGGCAACAGCACCCAATGCCTGGTGGGTAGCCCGGCGTTTGCCGAGCGCTTGTCGACGCCCGCCTCCCCGGCCGATCTCAGCGGTTTGCCCAGCGTGCATTGGGGCGCGGCGCAGCGTGAATACCAGTGGGAGTTGTTCGGCGCGGACGGCGCCAGTGCGCTGATTCGGCACGCGCCACGCATGGTCACCGATGACCTGCTGGCGTTGCGTCACGCGGTGCTCGCGGGCATTGGCGTCGCGCACCTGCCTTGCGTGGTGGTGCGCGATGACATCGCCGCCGGACGCCTGGTCGAACTGGTGCCGGGCTGGGCGCCCAAGTGCGGGATTGTCCACGCGATCTTTCCCTCTCGCCGTGGACTGCTGCCGTCGGTGCGGGCGTTGATCGACTTTCTGGGGGAGGAATTCAGTCA